The Xenopus laevis strain J_2021 chromosome 4L, Xenopus_laevis_v10.1, whole genome shotgun sequence genomic sequence GTGACGGTTGCCATGGGTGATGTCTGTGTAGACAGGGACGTTATGCATCCGAGAACGTCGTACAAAATACGGAAGTTCTGGAGGTGAATCTGGCAAGTGCAAAGAGAAATCTTATAACTAGAGCTTTTAACAAGTTAAACTGCTGGtaattaaaggtaaaatataccAAATTCATGAGAATGACTGACTACTTTCCCTTAAATCTGCTGTCCATCTTTGTGTGCCAATCATCCACCAGACCAAATGTTTGGGAGCTGGAGTATAATAAGCAAATCAAGTCAAGCAAATATCTCTGCGGATATGTGACTATTAGTATGAAACCGCAGATCTTCTTCTAGTTTGATGTATTACTTATCTCACCTTTTGAGGGTTTTCCATACATATTCCCTCTGATTTTTCCCAGTCTTTATAACCCCCTCTTCTATGATAATGTCTCTTTGAGAGGATtatcaaaaacaatacaaatgccTAACTTATTCACAAGTAAAAACATTAGGTAGCAGACATACCTTTTGGTGGAATCCATCCTGAAGGAGGAGGAGTGGAGTGTTTTGGGGGTTTTGGGACTTGTGTCGGAGGGATAAGCCTCTCTACAAAGCGATATTCATCATGGGATTCAACAATGCTTGGGTAGTCCGATTTCACTCTGGAAGAAGAACCGCTGCATAGGTGCTGGAGAGAGTGAACACAGTTACAATATATGTATTAACCAGTGGTAAACCACTTTACACAAATTATGGAATCAGTATCCTTACAAGATCCTAGTCAAAGGTTGACTTAAAGGGTCATAGGAAAATTGTGCCTCCCCTAGAGGCGCAGGTGCATATGTCCCATATACTGGGACATTGTACGCCCAATGCTTGTGACTTCACACGTGCATAGAACAAGCAAGCCGAGAGACAAACTCATGTGCATCTATGTGACCAAACATGGCCATTCACACGAGCTCCCATGGGCTTCAACTGGtctcaatgataaaaaaaaaaatctagtgaacTGGCAGAGGTCacagttatatagtgaataaagaaccccctcttgtaaaatacaagaatattataagtttccgagaagttccatgaccatataaaaacacaaggccgaagggtaagtgtttttatacaggtcatggaactccaagttgacttctaatatcctcatattttgcaacagggggtactttaatataatacataaatttcagtgagtcatgacaaattacatcactaagcactgtttataaggttataatttacaggatattcatggctcttatgtattatatagtatagtgaataaagtaccccctcttgtaaaatataaggataatataagttaccgaggagtttcatgaccatataaaagcacgaggccaaaggccgagtgtttttatacaggtcatagaacttcgaggtaacttctaatatcctcatattttgcaacggggggtacgttatttattataatacacaaattttagtgagtcatgtgacagaaatgacatcagaactcaccgtttataaggatataattaaaaggatattcatggctcttatgtattataaagatatcTAGTAAACTGGTGGAGGTTTAAGAAATCTTTTACAAATAGTCATTGTCTGATGGTTGTTACTGTATTTTTAACAAtgttaaaacttttttctttaatgtTACGAGTCACAGACAGATTTTACCTTCTCTAAATGGCTAATTTCTGCTGTCAGCAACTAAGTACTGTATCTACAAAAAATGTAAGAGTTTAAAAGatacaattaaaaacattattgtaaCTATACATCCCCTTTGAACTTTTTCTCAACGTTTAATAAGCAAATTACAGTTGTGGATACATCAGGGTTAGTGGTCAAACCTGTTGTGGAGAATTCTGTATTCAACTAAATCCCCAAatgacaaatccaaaaataagtcATGATCTCTAGTATTAATTTTCAAGTAGATCAGTAAGGCAGTCgcaagatgtttgctttcaaacagaaaGGCAATGATTCCTGacagttggttgctatgggttacaagacctgttGCAATAATAGCGAGGGGATATGAATTATTATTGAATGCTTGTTCTGACATTTGAACTCCTGTAGTGTTAGGGTTCAGGGATGAGGAGCAGGGTAGCGCAGTAACGGAGCCCTCACTCCTCACAAGATCCCATTTTCAATGGGATATCGGACTAGTGTTAACTATGCAGCACTAGAAAGAGAGCGAATTACTTTATCCTAGGAC encodes the following:
- the mrpl49.L gene encoding 39S ribosomal protein L49, mitochondrial, whose translation is MAASLLGRTGVRVVRAGLRVQHLCSGSSSRVKSDYPSIVESHDEYRFVERLIPPTQVPKPPKHSTPPPSGWIPPKDSPPELPYFVRRSRMHNVPVYTDITHGNRHMTIIRKIEGDIWALELEVRNFLTQLTGKTPPTQVNEISGTIRIKGYHDKELQTWLAEKGF